The proteins below come from a single Mycolicibacterium sp. TY81 genomic window:
- a CDS encoding TetR/AcrR family transcriptional regulator, translating into MSEARQYGGMSGADRIADRRRRFIAAGLELMGTKGIPATTLRGVAEQAGLAARYFAESFPRIEDLHIAVFDEITAEVEERGLAAIADTKGGPRARSRAALSALVDVALTDRRKGRIVLIESASSPVLGPRRLSEAQRFAGIVAGLSGSATDPRPIDLQLAAQFVIGGVAETLTAVLVGAISVDRDHLIDMLNDLLFAALRGVRATAGAVRTG; encoded by the coding sequence GTGAGTGAGGCGCGGCAGTACGGCGGCATGAGTGGCGCCGACCGCATCGCCGATCGGCGGCGTCGCTTCATCGCGGCAGGCCTGGAGCTGATGGGCACCAAGGGCATCCCCGCGACCACCCTGCGTGGCGTAGCGGAGCAGGCCGGCCTGGCGGCGCGCTACTTCGCCGAGTCGTTTCCACGCATCGAGGACCTGCACATCGCGGTTTTCGACGAGATCACCGCTGAAGTGGAAGAGCGTGGACTCGCCGCGATCGCCGACACCAAGGGCGGCCCCCGCGCACGGTCGCGCGCGGCGCTCAGCGCACTTGTCGACGTCGCACTGACCGATCGGCGCAAGGGCCGCATCGTCCTGATCGAGTCCGCGTCCTCACCCGTCCTCGGCCCGCGTCGCCTCTCGGAAGCTCAGCGATTCGCGGGCATCGTCGCCGGGCTCAGCGGCTCCGCGACAGACCCGCGGCCGATCGATCTGCAACTGGCGGCGCAATTTGTCATCGGTGGGGTCGCCGAGACGCTCACCGCGGTCCTCGTCGGGGCGATCTCCGTCGACCGCGACCACCTCATCGACATGCTGAACGACCTGTTGTTTGCCGCATTACGCGGCGTCCGCGCAACTGCGGGTGCGGTCAGAACGGGATGA
- a CDS encoding oxygenase MpaB family protein gives MTMTASPVGAGVEPWHPSQPHAELAADVRWWLGSPLSLGLFGRLALDQVAYRPIAAAVDWSGRFQENFTDRGIRSLAFGMLMLFGDEADRRGDTEELKRLHAGVRGTGNGEFADTRFSALDPELWNWIAVSSLNLFYRGYVAVRGEDLDAEQREAVYRTLRWMMSYLELPSARAKLPETLADMEAYYDRVAEQHLADNAFLQYADDSFDTLPIPALLPKPLRVLMSPLWSAVTPIALRVPKVLGQRHVHPKMRELLDIRSTPLTRLEYALYLRASQLAWRYLPRAVVLDPLAYNRYRYERLRSAYHGLQLDSFAA, from the coding sequence ATGACCATGACTGCATCGCCCGTGGGGGCCGGCGTGGAGCCGTGGCACCCGAGCCAGCCGCATGCCGAGCTGGCGGCCGACGTCCGGTGGTGGTTGGGCTCGCCGCTGAGTCTCGGGCTCTTCGGGCGCCTGGCACTCGACCAGGTGGCATACCGCCCGATCGCGGCAGCGGTCGATTGGTCGGGACGATTTCAGGAGAACTTCACCGACCGGGGTATCCGGTCGCTCGCCTTCGGCATGCTGATGCTGTTCGGCGACGAGGCCGACCGGCGTGGGGACACCGAGGAACTCAAACGGCTGCATGCCGGCGTGCGGGGAACCGGCAACGGTGAGTTCGCCGACACGCGGTTCAGTGCACTCGACCCCGAACTCTGGAATTGGATCGCCGTCAGCTCGCTGAATCTGTTCTACCGGGGCTACGTCGCGGTCCGCGGCGAGGACCTCGATGCCGAGCAGCGCGAGGCCGTGTATCGGACCCTGCGGTGGATGATGAGCTATCTGGAGCTGCCCAGCGCTCGGGCCAAACTGCCTGAGACCCTGGCCGACATGGAGGCCTACTACGACCGCGTCGCCGAACAGCACTTGGCGGACAACGCGTTTCTCCAGTACGCCGACGACAGCTTCGACACGTTGCCGATCCCCGCTCTGCTGCCGAAACCGCTCCGGGTACTCATGTCGCCGCTGTGGAGTGCGGTGACTCCCATCGCGCTGCGCGTGCCGAAAGTGTTGGGGCAGCGCCATGTCCACCCGAAGATGCGGGAACTACTGGACATTCGGTCGACGCCCCTGACTCGGTTGGAATATGCCCTGTACCTGAGGGCATCGCAGCTGGCCTGGCGGTATCTACCGCGTGCGGTTGTCCTTGATCCGTTGGCGTACAACCGGTACCGCTACGAACGGTTGCGGTCGGCCTACCACGGGCTCCAATTGGACAGCTTCGCCGCATAG
- a CDS encoding uracil-DNA glycosylase has product MLPHPRTGVLFPSPVPPGSGWPGDPAVADTPVARSAAQVRARARRCTELIDLDAQVSVCRGCRRLVTWREDVATRTLAKRKAYAAEPYWGRPVPGLGVERPRIWVLGLAPAAHGANRTGRVFTGDRSGDFLFASLHRVGLATSAVSIDAADGLTLNDIRVVAAVRCAPPDNAPTPEERDTCEPWLSAEWRLTGQDVRVVVALGGFAWKAALDLTGAGRPYPKFGHGVLAALPDGRRLLGCYHPSQQNTFTGRLTPAMLDDVFTVAKGIASSPKELD; this is encoded by the coding sequence GTGCTGCCGCATCCCCGAACCGGAGTGTTGTTCCCGTCCCCGGTGCCGCCCGGGTCGGGCTGGCCGGGTGATCCCGCCGTGGCCGACACCCCCGTCGCGCGGTCTGCGGCACAGGTGCGGGCGAGGGCCCGACGCTGCACCGAGCTGATCGATCTCGACGCCCAGGTGTCGGTGTGCCGCGGCTGCCGGCGCCTGGTCACCTGGCGCGAAGATGTCGCAACGCGGACGCTGGCCAAGCGCAAGGCCTACGCGGCCGAGCCGTACTGGGGCCGGCCGGTGCCCGGCCTCGGTGTGGAGCGGCCGCGCATCTGGGTGCTGGGGTTGGCGCCGGCGGCGCACGGCGCCAACCGCACCGGCCGCGTGTTCACCGGTGACCGGTCGGGGGACTTTCTCTTCGCTTCCTTGCACCGGGTGGGGCTGGCCACCAGCGCTGTGAGCATCGACGCGGCAGATGGGCTGACCCTCAACGATATTCGCGTGGTCGCCGCCGTCAGATGCGCACCGCCCGACAACGCGCCGACACCCGAGGAACGCGACACGTGCGAGCCGTGGCTGAGCGCGGAGTGGCGCCTGACGGGTCAGGACGTCCGGGTCGTCGTCGCTCTCGGTGGTTTCGCCTGGAAGGCCGCGCTGGACCTGACGGGAGCGGGACGGCCGTATCCGAAGTTCGGCCACGGAGTGCTGGCCGCGCTTCCCGACGGACGACGGCTGCTCGGCTGCTACCACCCCAGTCAGCAGAACACGTTCACCGGCCGGCTCACTCCGGCCATGCTCGATGACGTGTTCACCGTGGCCAAGGGAATCGCTTCCAGCCCGAAGGAGTTGGATTAG
- a CDS encoding LLM class flavin-dependent oxidoreductase, which yields MQLSVLDLVPVRSDQSTADAFAATVRLAKAADQLGYHRYWVAEHHNMPPVAATSPPVLLGYLAAQTDRIRLGSGGVMLPNHAPLAVAEQFALLEAAAPGRIDLGVGRAPGADPVTSIALRGPAGRTDEDIQRFPEYLDDVVALMSPGGVKVSLEGRNLLDKNYILKATPAAVSPPKLWLLGSSMYSAHLAAAKGLPYVFAHHFSGQGTEEALATYREEFRPSEFADKPTTFMTVNACVAETRDEAEQLIRPNLQMMAWLRTGEPLRALDLVEDSEHNQLTATQQAIVAAGMERAVVGAPAEAADQIRDLASHFGVDEVMVSPVAAARRGCDPATAPARETTLRLLAEQLL from the coding sequence GTGCAGTTGTCAGTTCTTGATCTCGTCCCGGTCCGCAGTGACCAGTCCACCGCCGACGCCTTCGCCGCCACCGTCCGCCTCGCCAAGGCCGCCGACCAGTTGGGCTACCACCGCTACTGGGTGGCCGAGCATCACAACATGCCCCCGGTCGCCGCGACGAGCCCGCCGGTGCTCCTGGGGTACCTGGCCGCGCAGACCGACCGCATCCGGCTCGGTTCAGGTGGTGTGATGCTGCCCAACCACGCGCCGTTGGCGGTTGCCGAACAGTTCGCGCTCCTTGAGGCGGCAGCCCCTGGCCGGATCGACCTGGGTGTCGGGCGGGCGCCGGGCGCCGACCCCGTCACTTCGATCGCGCTGCGGGGCCCGGCCGGACGAACCGACGAGGACATCCAGCGCTTTCCCGAGTACCTCGACGACGTCGTCGCGCTGATGAGCCCCGGCGGCGTCAAGGTGTCTCTCGAGGGGCGAAACCTGTTGGACAAGAACTACATCCTGAAGGCCACCCCGGCCGCGGTGAGCCCGCCGAAGCTGTGGCTCCTCGGTTCGTCGATGTATTCGGCGCACCTTGCCGCAGCGAAGGGGCTGCCGTACGTGTTCGCCCACCACTTCTCCGGGCAGGGCACCGAGGAAGCCCTGGCCACGTACCGCGAAGAGTTCCGGCCCAGCGAATTCGCGGACAAGCCAACCACGTTCATGACCGTCAACGCCTGCGTGGCCGAGACGCGCGACGAGGCCGAACAGCTGATCCGCCCCAACCTGCAGATGATGGCATGGCTGCGCACCGGCGAGCCGCTGCGTGCGCTGGATCTGGTCGAAGACTCGGAGCACAACCAGCTCACCGCCACGCAGCAGGCCATCGTCGCCGCGGGAATGGAGCGGGCCGTCGTCGGCGCACCCGCGGAGGCCGCGGACCAAATCCGCGACCTGGCATCGCATTTCGGTGTCGACGAGGTGATGGTCAGCCCCGTCGCCGCCGCTCGCCGGGGCTGCGATCCAGCCACCGCCCCGGCTCGCGAGACGACGCTACGGCTGCTCGCCGAGCAGCTGCTCTAG
- a CDS encoding nitroreductase family deazaflavin-dependent oxidoreductase yields the protein MSMPLWEKYLGLPLLKMHDRIYQKTEGRIGHQFPGVPPSLLLHTVGAKTGLARTTSLTYAKDGDAYLVVASKGGEPTAPGWYFNLKAKPDIEINVGTKRIPVTARVVGKDDPDYARLWQIVNKNNANRYAGYQKRTTRPIPVVALTPR from the coding sequence ATGAGCATGCCCCTGTGGGAGAAATACCTCGGTCTCCCGTTGCTGAAAATGCACGACCGGATCTACCAGAAGACCGAAGGCCGGATCGGGCACCAGTTCCCCGGCGTCCCGCCGAGCCTGCTGCTGCACACCGTCGGCGCCAAGACGGGCCTGGCACGCACCACATCGCTGACCTACGCGAAGGACGGCGACGCCTACCTTGTGGTCGCGTCCAAGGGCGGCGAGCCGACGGCGCCCGGCTGGTACTTCAACCTGAAGGCCAAGCCCGACATCGAGATCAACGTCGGGACGAAGCGGATCCCGGTGACCGCGCGCGTGGTCGGCAAGGACGACCCCGACTACGCGCGGCTGTGGCAGATCGTGAACAAGAACAACGCCAACCGGTACGCGGGATATCAGAAGCGCACCACCCGGCCGATCCCGGTGGTCGCGCTGACGCCCCGCTAG
- a CDS encoding HIT family protein: MACVFCDIVAGKAPAVRVYEDADYVAFLDIRPFSRGHTLVVPKQHYENLVDTPPDVVAGMAKLGQRIAQASRESGLHADGNNVAINDGKAAFQTVFHIHLHVVPRKLGDKLAFAKGMLLRRDPDRETSGKILLEAVARLSDPQADLQP, translated from the coding sequence ATGGCCTGTGTGTTCTGCGACATCGTCGCCGGGAAGGCGCCCGCGGTGCGCGTCTACGAAGACGCCGACTACGTGGCGTTCCTGGACATTCGCCCGTTCTCCCGCGGCCACACCCTGGTGGTCCCCAAGCAGCACTACGAGAACCTCGTCGACACCCCGCCGGACGTGGTGGCCGGTATGGCCAAGCTCGGTCAGCGCATCGCCCAGGCGTCGCGCGAGTCCGGCCTCCACGCCGACGGTAACAACGTCGCGATCAACGACGGCAAAGCCGCATTTCAGACGGTGTTCCACATCCACCTGCACGTCGTCCCGCGCAAGCTGGGCGACAAGCTGGCGTTTGCCAAAGGGATGCTGCTGCGCCGTGATCCGGACCGGGAGACCAGCGGAAAGATCCTACTGGAGGCGGTGGCGCGGCTGTCTGATCCGCAGGCAGACTTGCAGCCATGA
- a CDS encoding glyoxalase/bleomycin resistance/extradiol dioxygenase family protein produces the protein MSVQPIPQGYTSLTPFLVIDGAAAAIDFYVEVFGARLIEKMDASDGKVAHAELDFGTGRLQLSDPNPDYELVAPPRSGPVTHSVVLYCPDVDAVVDRAERAGATIREATQTFVTGDRFASIIDPFGQRWAVMTRVEEVDAAERDRRLSEWAASNV, from the coding sequence ATGAGCGTGCAACCAATTCCCCAGGGCTACACCAGCCTCACCCCGTTCCTGGTGATCGATGGGGCCGCCGCCGCGATCGACTTCTACGTCGAGGTGTTCGGCGCGCGGCTGATCGAGAAGATGGACGCGAGCGACGGCAAGGTGGCCCACGCCGAGCTGGACTTCGGTACCGGCCGGCTGCAACTGTCCGATCCCAACCCCGATTACGAACTGGTGGCGCCGCCCCGCAGCGGTCCGGTCACGCATTCGGTGGTGCTGTACTGCCCCGATGTCGACGCGGTGGTCGACCGCGCCGAGCGGGCCGGCGCGACGATCCGGGAAGCGACACAGACTTTCGTCACCGGTGACCGGTTCGCGTCGATCATCGATCCATTCGGCCAGCGCTGGGCGGTGATGACGCGCGTCGAAGAGGTCGACGCCGCCGAACGCGACCGCCGGTTGTCGGAGTGGGCGGCCTCCAACGTCTGA
- a CDS encoding helix-turn-helix domain-containing protein, giving the protein MAAWKNPTTAPKLGVVGRANTGSVFDLQQWQPSAAAAVWVENFWSVTWDLRDAEPFDSTVITFPAVHLTHEWGTDEVRHGHRLPATLVHGVVERVFTTTLSGAGSVVGARFRPGGFAARFGRDAGALTGRVLPVGAELLGAAVPFANDIDRAAAALDAAIGNHTDVDATYRDLTRLLDRVRADSQLHRVEQVMALSPWSERTTQRVFRRYVGVPVKWVLCRYRLQHAALQIETVPDLDFADLAVRLGWYDQAHFINDFHAMLGCTPGEYATKHRR; this is encoded by the coding sequence GTGGCGGCTTGGAAAAACCCGACAACAGCTCCCAAGCTGGGTGTGGTCGGCCGTGCCAATACCGGCTCGGTGTTCGATCTGCAGCAGTGGCAGCCGTCCGCCGCGGCAGCGGTCTGGGTCGAGAACTTCTGGTCCGTCACTTGGGATTTACGGGACGCCGAGCCGTTCGACAGCACCGTGATCACCTTTCCCGCGGTGCACCTGACGCACGAGTGGGGCACCGACGAGGTCCGGCACGGTCACCGGTTGCCGGCGACGCTGGTGCACGGCGTGGTCGAGCGGGTGTTCACCACCACGCTGTCGGGGGCAGGTTCGGTGGTGGGCGCCAGATTCCGGCCCGGCGGCTTCGCGGCCCGGTTCGGCCGGGACGCCGGCGCGCTGACGGGCCGCGTGCTCCCGGTGGGTGCGGAATTACTGGGCGCCGCAGTCCCTTTCGCCAACGATATCGACCGGGCCGCAGCGGCTCTCGACGCCGCGATCGGCAACCACACCGATGTGGACGCCACGTATCGCGACCTGACGCGATTGCTCGACCGGGTTCGCGCCGATTCACAGCTGCACCGGGTCGAGCAGGTGATGGCGCTGTCTCCCTGGAGTGAGCGGACCACGCAGCGGGTGTTTCGCCGGTACGTCGGGGTGCCGGTGAAATGGGTGCTGTGCCGCTACCGTCTGCAGCACGCGGCACTGCAGATCGAGACAGTGCCGGACCTCGACTTCGCCGACCTGGCAGTGCGATTGGGTTGGTACGACCAAGCGCACTTCATCAACGACTTCCACGCGATGCTCGGCTGCACGCCGGGGGAGTACGCCACAAAACACCGCCGATGA
- a CDS encoding amidase — MDPRDLAFAGAAEQARMLAAGTVTAPELVELYLDRIARIDAELRCYRTVLADSARAQAQAAQARLDAGERLPLLGVPIAIKDDTDVAGELTTFGSSAHGPAATTDAEVIRRLRDAGAVILGKTTVPELMIWPFTETLTYGTTRNPWNPDYAPGGSSGGSGTAVAAGLAAMALGSDGMGSIRIPATWCGLFGIKPQRDRVPLSPHDDSWCGLVAYGPLARTVEDAALFLDATTDGGFVAAARRAPGRLRIALSTKVPPLVTARVGAKQRAAVEQAGELLRELGHDVIQRDPDYPRSAVYGHALPRYFRGVYDDVSALPHPERLDRRTRSFARIGGLISQRRIDAIRAAEPALAARVQSVFDSVDVVITPGAATGPSRVGQYQRRGAVSTLASVAARVPFQAMFNVTGQPAAVVPWGLDNNGVPTSIQLVGRPFDEATLLSLSAQIEGARPWAGRRPAVR, encoded by the coding sequence ATGGACCCTCGTGACCTGGCGTTCGCCGGCGCCGCCGAACAGGCCAGGATGCTCGCCGCCGGTACGGTGACCGCACCCGAACTCGTCGAACTGTACCTGGACCGGATCGCGCGCATCGATGCCGAATTGCGTTGTTATCGAACAGTTCTGGCCGACAGTGCCAGGGCCCAGGCGCAGGCCGCGCAGGCCCGGCTGGACGCAGGGGAACGGCTACCGCTGCTCGGCGTACCGATCGCCATCAAGGACGACACCGATGTGGCGGGCGAACTGACCACGTTCGGCAGCAGCGCGCACGGACCGGCCGCCACCACGGACGCCGAGGTGATCCGGCGGCTACGCGATGCCGGCGCGGTGATCCTGGGCAAGACCACGGTGCCCGAGCTGATGATCTGGCCCTTCACCGAGACACTGACCTACGGCACCACGCGAAACCCCTGGAATCCGGACTATGCGCCGGGCGGCAGCAGCGGGGGCAGTGGCACCGCGGTCGCCGCCGGGCTGGCGGCAATGGCGCTGGGATCGGACGGGATGGGCTCGATCCGGATTCCCGCCACCTGGTGCGGGCTGTTCGGCATCAAACCGCAGCGCGACCGCGTGCCGCTGAGCCCGCACGACGATTCGTGGTGCGGCCTGGTGGCCTACGGGCCATTGGCCCGCACCGTCGAGGACGCGGCCCTGTTCCTCGACGCCACCACCGACGGCGGCTTCGTGGCTGCCGCACGACGGGCACCCGGACGCTTGCGGATTGCGTTGAGCACCAAGGTGCCACCGCTGGTGACGGCACGGGTGGGCGCCAAGCAGCGCGCCGCGGTGGAGCAGGCGGGCGAGCTGTTGCGCGAACTGGGCCACGACGTCATCCAACGAGATCCGGACTATCCGCGGTCGGCGGTGTACGGCCACGCCCTGCCGCGCTACTTCCGCGGTGTCTACGACGACGTGTCCGCGCTGCCGCACCCGGAGCGACTGGACCGCCGCACCCGGTCCTTCGCCCGGATCGGTGGGTTGATCTCGCAGCGGCGCATCGACGCGATCCGCGCCGCCGAACCCGCGCTCGCCGCTCGGGTGCAATCCGTTTTCGACAGTGTCGACGTGGTGATCACCCCGGGCGCGGCGACCGGGCCGTCGCGGGTCGGGCAGTACCAGCGCCGCGGCGCCGTCTCGACGCTGGCGTCGGTCGCCGCGCGCGTGCCGTTCCAGGCCATGTTCAATGTCACCGGTCAACCGGCGGCCGTGGTGCCGTGGGGGCTGGACAATAACGGTGTCCCGACGTCGATTCAGTTGGTGGGCAGGCCCTTTGACGAGGCGACGCTGCTGTCGCTGAGTGCGCAGATCGAAGGTGCGCGACCCTGGGCGGGCCGGCGGCCTGCGGTCCGTTAG
- a CDS encoding esterase family protein: MSRIAKNLPGFTKYLGAALTALTIGGLIAPTPAGAFSRPGLPVEYLNVPSAAMGRDIKVEFQAGGPHALYLLDGLRAQDDNNGWDINTPAFEWYNGSGLSVVMPVGGMSSFYTDWYQPAVGNGTTQTYKWETFLTRELPAWLAANKHISTGGNAVVGLSMSGSTALMYVADHPDKFRYAGSLSGFLNLSDSFWPSLVGLAMNDSGGFNPGAMWGPPGDPAWARNDPTVNVGRIASSGARLWVYCGTGTPDDLAGATSGVPQQFLESFTLASNTKFQGAYQAAGGHNATFNFPPTGTHTWAYWGQQLLQMKPDIQAALGAR; encoded by the coding sequence ATGTCACGCATCGCCAAGAACCTGCCGGGATTCACGAAGTATCTGGGTGCGGCGCTGACGGCGCTGACGATCGGTGGTCTGATCGCACCGACGCCGGCCGGCGCGTTCTCCCGACCCGGATTGCCCGTCGAATACCTCAACGTCCCATCGGCGGCCATGGGCCGCGACATAAAAGTCGAATTCCAGGCCGGCGGTCCGCACGCCCTCTACCTGTTGGACGGCCTGCGCGCGCAAGACGACAACAACGGCTGGGACATCAACACCCCGGCGTTCGAGTGGTACAACGGCTCGGGCCTGTCCGTCGTGATGCCGGTCGGCGGCATGTCGAGCTTCTACACCGACTGGTATCAGCCGGCCGTCGGCAACGGCACCACCCAGACCTATAAGTGGGAAACCTTCCTGACCAGGGAATTGCCGGCGTGGTTGGCCGCCAACAAGCACATCTCAACCGGCGGCAACGCGGTGGTCGGGCTGTCGATGAGCGGATCGACCGCACTCATGTACGTGGCGGACCACCCGGACAAATTCCGGTACGCCGGTTCGCTGTCCGGATTCCTGAACTTGTCCGACTCGTTCTGGCCGTCGCTGGTCGGGCTGGCGATGAACGATTCCGGCGGCTTCAACCCCGGCGCCATGTGGGGGCCTCCCGGTGATCCGGCATGGGCGCGCAACGACCCGACGGTCAACGTCGGCAGGATCGCCTCGTCCGGCGCCAGGCTGTGGGTGTACTGCGGCACCGGCACGCCGGACGACCTGGCGGGCGCGACAAGCGGTGTGCCACAGCAGTTCCTGGAGAGTTTCACGCTCGCGTCGAACACCAAGTTCCAGGGCGCGTATCAGGCCGCGGGCGGGCACAACGCCACGTTCAACTTCCCGCCGACGGGCACGCACACCTGGGCCTACTGGGGTCAGCAACTCCTGCAGATGAAGCCGGACATCCAGGCCGCGCTCGGCGCGCGCTAA
- a CDS encoding DNA-deoxyinosine glycosylase yields MTEPEMPLRTGLPAIVGADPRVLILGSFPSEKSLDTGEYYANTRNQFWRLLGALIGFDAELPYAERLDAVTAAGVALWDVVHSCRRVGSLDANIDRKTLVLNDFDAFLTQHPTIERGFVNGLTAYTLFQRADIALPAVRLPSSSGALTMSFADKLAAWQVVR; encoded by the coding sequence ATGACCGAGCCAGAGATGCCGCTACGCACGGGGCTGCCGGCGATTGTCGGCGCCGACCCACGGGTGCTGATCCTGGGCTCGTTTCCCAGCGAGAAGTCGCTGGACACCGGCGAGTACTACGCCAACACGCGGAACCAGTTCTGGCGGCTGCTGGGTGCGCTCATCGGGTTCGACGCGGAGCTGCCCTATGCCGAGCGCCTCGATGCCGTCACCGCCGCCGGGGTGGCGCTGTGGGACGTCGTGCACAGTTGCCGGCGAGTCGGCAGCCTGGACGCCAATATCGACCGGAAGACGTTGGTGCTCAACGATTTCGACGCGTTCCTGACGCAACACCCGACGATCGAACGGGGCTTCGTCAACGGACTGACGGCGTACACGCTGTTTCAGCGCGCCGACATCGCGCTGCCCGCCGTCCGCCTGCCGTCAAGCAGCGGAGCGCTGACCATGTCGTTCGCCGACAAACTCGCGGCGTGGCAAGTCGTCCGCTGA
- a CDS encoding adenylate/guanylate cyclase domain-containing protein — protein sequence MSEQAAEPVDRAELIDWLLSEGFTEDQINESFAPMLLPSRRALGDDGTRLSARQISERWGVNLDLLQRILHAAGRPRSEDLDAELFLPVDSDLVGYAQRFLRLGLPEDQVVAVVQVMAEGLSRTVEVMRFAALSAILQPGVSELDGAKATAALIGEAAPLLGPMIQDMLRTQLLHAMLEEEVSATERMAGRPLPGSGQVSVAFADLVGFTSLGEELPPEDLEQLSQRLADLARDLAEPPVRFVKTIGDEVMLVSAEPVPLLNMVLQLVDAAEKDEFLPRLKAGMATGPAVSRAGDWFGRPVNQASRVTGVARPGSVLLAESAREAVGDAPDFEWSFAGARRLKGIRDEVKLFRARRGGE from the coding sequence GTGAGTGAACAAGCTGCCGAGCCGGTCGACCGTGCCGAGCTGATCGACTGGCTGCTGTCCGAGGGGTTCACCGAGGACCAGATCAACGAGTCGTTCGCGCCGATGCTGCTGCCTTCGCGGCGGGCGTTGGGTGATGACGGCACCAGGTTGTCGGCCCGGCAGATCAGCGAGCGGTGGGGCGTGAATCTGGACCTGCTGCAACGAATTCTGCATGCAGCCGGCCGGCCCCGGTCCGAAGACCTGGACGCCGAGCTGTTCCTGCCGGTCGACAGTGACCTGGTCGGCTATGCCCAGCGGTTTCTCCGGCTCGGCCTGCCGGAGGATCAGGTCGTCGCGGTCGTTCAGGTCATGGCCGAAGGTCTGTCTCGCACCGTCGAGGTCATGCGTTTTGCGGCGTTGTCCGCGATTCTGCAACCGGGCGTCAGCGAACTCGACGGCGCGAAAGCCACCGCGGCGCTGATCGGCGAGGCTGCACCGCTGCTCGGGCCGATGATCCAGGACATGCTCCGTACCCAGTTGTTGCACGCCATGCTGGAAGAGGAGGTCAGCGCCACCGAACGGATGGCCGGACGGCCGCTGCCCGGGTCCGGGCAGGTGTCGGTGGCCTTCGCCGATCTCGTCGGGTTCACCAGTCTGGGGGAGGAACTGCCGCCGGAGGATTTGGAGCAGCTGTCGCAGCGGCTGGCCGATCTTGCGCGCGATCTCGCCGAGCCGCCGGTGCGGTTCGTCAAGACCATCGGGGATGAGGTCATGCTGGTCAGCGCTGAGCCGGTCCCGCTGCTCAACATGGTGCTGCAGCTCGTCGACGCGGCCGAGAAAGACGAATTCCTGCCGCGCCTCAAGGCGGGCATGGCGACGGGCCCGGCGGTGAGCCGGGCCGGTGACTGGTTCGGCAGGCCGGTCAACCAGGCCAGCCGGGTCACGGGAGTGGCCCGCCCCGGGTCGGTTCTGCTGGCTGAATCCGCACGTGAGGCAGTCGGCGACGCACCGGATTTCGAGTGGTCTTTCGCCGGTGCACGACGGCTCAAAGGCATCCGTGACGAGGTGAAACTGTTCCGCGCCCGCCGCGGCGGGGAGTAG
- a CDS encoding family 16 glycosylhydrolase has protein sequence MPDIDRRSMLSMAGLGLLAATLPRAEAHADTPGKLIFEDNFDGPAGSSPDTSKWEIATARESMENPTYWEMPERVGQYRNDRKNLFLDGKSNLVIRAAKDGNTYYSGKIFGTFKAGIGHTFEARIKLNCLTPGCWPAWYLANNSPGIGGEVDIMEWYGNGSWAHGTTVHVNLNGGEHVSHNITPDSAWHNWRCQWDDAGLRFWLDYTDGAQPYFNVPAKSLPNWHFNDPGYTLFPILGLAVAGSGGGDPSGGTYPAEMLVDWVKIW, from the coding sequence ATGCCAGACATTGATCGTCGCAGCATGCTGTCGATGGCGGGGCTGGGCCTGCTGGCCGCCACGCTTCCCAGGGCCGAGGCCCACGCTGATACGCCCGGAAAACTCATCTTCGAGGACAACTTCGACGGCCCTGCCGGATCGTCGCCCGACACCTCGAAATGGGAGATCGCGACGGCCCGTGAGTCGATGGAGAACCCGACGTATTGGGAGATGCCCGAACGCGTCGGCCAGTACCGGAACGACCGCAAGAACCTGTTCCTGGACGGTAAGTCCAACCTAGTGATCCGGGCGGCCAAGGACGGGAACACGTACTACAGCGGCAAGATTTTCGGCACCTTCAAGGCCGGCATCGGCCATACCTTCGAGGCCCGGATCAAGCTCAACTGTCTGACGCCGGGCTGCTGGCCGGCCTGGTATCTGGCCAACAACTCGCCCGGAATCGGCGGCGAGGTCGACATCATGGAGTGGTACGGCAACGGGAGCTGGGCCCACGGTACGACCGTGCACGTCAACCTCAATGGCGGCGAACATGTTTCGCACAACATCACGCCGGACAGCGCCTGGCACAACTGGCGCTGCCAGTGGGACGACGCCGGGCTGCGGTTCTGGCTGGACTACACCGACGGCGCGCAACCGTACTTCAATGTCCCGGCAAAGTCGTTGCCCAACTGGCACTTCAACGACCCCGGCTACACGCTGTTCCCGATCCTGGGCCTCGCCGTCGCCGGGTCCGGTGGCGGCGACCCGTCAGGGGGAACGTACCCGGCCGAGATGCTGGTCGACTGGGTGAAGATCTGGTAG